The following proteins are encoded in a genomic region of Oreochromis aureus strain Israel breed Guangdong linkage group 8, ZZ_aureus, whole genome shotgun sequence:
- the sec24c gene encoding protein transport protein Sec24C isoform X1 — protein sequence MNVNQHTPMASPYGQPQPGYGQPGYAPLDGSYPAPYAPYNGPASAYQPGAPPQGYSPFTSFPSKALAANPVSDFPSPLDLGPARGPPTSGPPPVSAPQQYNQYSQSQGSMQNGPPPPTQAPPRPAVSQPYNQGAMNLSGPHPSYPQRYGPPSTMQQVTNQMTGMQITSGPPTAAGPGYAPPHSSQLPVSTGYSAAPQASYTQAPPPVSSAPTQPPPPSGPAAPQQYYSGPPPSSQQPFNSSLPPTSQQQQQFTSSVTPHPPPQQTLPPSSYSGPVPPQSQPPVPPVSQAQQSFPTPQPPFSSAPPPVSQSSFATGPPPCAQGSFPPQGPPPSSQPGSFPPPGPPLTSAPFSQYPGPMPPQQQPPPSQPSPYHSGQHPPRPQMPPTSMAQSNHLPPGPQGPPGPPGPLQQPPSQPGVQTGYPPQQNGAFGQVRGPQPGYSAPYPGQPNYGAPAPAPPAQKRLDPDAIPSPIQVIEDDKAKTTEPFTTGVRGQAPPLVTTNFQVQDQGNASPRFIRCTAYNMPCTADMAKQSQVPLAAVIKPLATLPPDEPPPLVVDHGESGPIRCNRCKAYMCPYMQFIEGGRRFQCGFCSCVTEVPPHYFQHLDHTGKRVDCYDRAELSLGSYEFLATVDYCKNNKLPQPPAFIFLIDVSYNAVKSGMVNIVCQELKTLLDCLPRENPEAESAVRVGFVTYNKVLHFYNVKSSLAQPQMMVVSDVSDMFVPLLDGFLVNVNESRQVIESLLDQIPEMFADTRETETVFGPVIQAGLEALKAADCAGKLFVFHTSLPIAEAPGKLKNREDKKLIGTDKEKSLFQPQVGFYSSLAKECVAQGCCVDLFLFPNQYVDVATLGVVPVSTGGSVYKYTYFQAQSDQERFLNDLRRDVQKLVGFDAVMRVRTSTGIRATDFFGSFYMSNTTDVELAGLDCDKAITVEFKHDDKLSEETGALMQCAVLYTSCSGQRRLRVHNMAVNCCSQLADLYRNCETDTIINYFSKYAFRGILSNPTKAVRETLVNQCAQILACYRKNCASPSSAGQLILPECMKLLPVYLNCVLKSDVLLPGADVSLDDRAYLRQLISCMDVAETHVFFYPRLLPVMKLESGSLPVAVRDSEERLSKGGVYLLETGLHLFLWVGASVQQELLLNIFGTPSFSQIDSNMTSLPVLDNPISQALRELIYSFRAQRSRYMKLMVVKQEDRAELIFRHFLVEDKSASGGASYVDFLCHMHKEIRQLLS from the exons ATGAATGTAAACCAGCACACGCCAATGGCCTCTCCATATGGCCAGCCCCAGCCTGGTTATGGCCAGCCTGGTTACGCTCCTCTGGATGGGAGCTATCCAGCACCCTACGCACCCTACAATGGCCCTGCGTCAGCCTATCAGCCTGGGGCTCCACCGCAAG GTTACTCTCCTTTCACAAGCTTTCCCTCTAAGGCTTTGGCAGCCAACCCAGTCTCTGACTTCCCCTCTCCTCTTGACTTAG GTCCTGCCAGGGGTCCTCCTACTTCTGGACCCCCGCCTGTCTCAGCACCTCAGCAGTACAATCAGTACAGTCAGAGTCAAGGAAGCATGCAGAATGGACCCCCACCTCCTACACAGGCACCACCCAG ACCTGCTGTCTCTCAGCCGTACAACCAGGGTGCTATGAACCTATCGGGGCCGCACCCTTCTTATCCCCAACGCTATGGACCCCCATCCACAATGCAGCAGGTTACCAACCAGATGACGGGGATGCAGATCACCTCTGGACCACCAACCGCTGCTGGGCCAGGATACG CTCCACCTCACAGCTCCCAGCTTCCCGTCAGTACTGGGTACTCGGCCGCACCCCAGGCCTCCTACACCCAAGCCCCGCCCCCCGTGTCCTCTGCTCCCACCCAGCCGCCACCTCCCAGCGGCCCCGCAGCTCCTCAGCAATATTATAGCGGCCCACCGCCTTCTTCTCAACAGCCATTCAATTCCTCTCTTCCCCCTAcctctcagcagcagcagcagttcacCTCTTCTGTAACTccacatcctcctcctcagcaaACCTTACCTCCATCCTCTTACTCGGGTCCGGTGCCTCCACAAAGTCAACCTCCTGTTCCCCCAGTGTCCCAGGCACAGCAGTCCTTCCCTACACCCCAGCCCCCTTTCTCTTCAGCacctccacctgtcagtcaatcTTCCTTTGCTACTGGCCCCCCACCTTGTGCCCAAGGCTCCTTTCCACCTCAAGGCCCCCCTCCTAGCTCTCAGCCTGgttcttttcctcctcctggCCCCCCTCTAACCTCAGCCCCCTTTTCCCAGTACCCAGGTCCCATGCCACCCCAGCAGCAACCCCCTCCATCTCAGCCATCCCCCTATCACTCAGGGCAACATCCTCCTAGACCTCAAATGCCTCCCACTTCCATGGCTCAGAGCAATCACCTGCCTCCAGGACCACAGGGCCCACCAGGCCCTCCTGGGCCACTACAGCAGCCTCCATCTCAGCCTGGGGTGCAGACAGGATACCCTCCTCAGCAGAATG GTGCTTTTGGGCAGGTAAGAGGCCCTCAGCCTGGGTATTCAGCCCCTTACCCTGGGCAACCAAACTATGGAGCACCAGCTCCTGCTCCACCTGCACAGAAAAGACTTGACCCAGATGCCATTCCTAGCCCG ATCCAGGTAATAGAGGATGACAAGGCTAAAACTACCGAGCCATTCACCACAGGGGTCAGGGGTCAAGCCCCACCACTGGTCACCACCAACTTCCAGGTTCAAGACCAAG GGAATGCCAGTCCCAGGTTTATTCGTTGTACAGCCTACAACATGCCTTGCACAGCTGATATGGCAAAGCAGTCTCAGGTGCCATTGGCTGCTGTCATCAAGCCCCTCGCCACGCTGCCACCTGATGAG CCCCCTCCACTCGTGGTGGACCACGGCGAGAGCGGTCCGATCCGCTGCAATCGTTGCAAGGCCTACATGTGTCCGTACATGCAGTTCATAGAGGGAGGTCGCCGCTTCCAGTGTGGTTTCTGCAGCTGTGTCACAGAGG TGCCTCCACATTACTTCCAGCATCTGGACCACACCGGTAAGAGGGTGGACTGCTACGACAGGGCGGAGCTTTCACTGGGCAGTTATGAATTCCTTGCGACTGTTGACTACTGTAAG AATAACAAGCTCCCTCAGCCTCCAGCCTTCATCTTCCTTATTGATGTGTCCTACAACGCTGTGAAGAGTGGCATGGTCAACATTGTCTGCCAGGAACTCAAGACCCTACTAGACTGCCTGCCCAG GGAGAATCCCGAAGCGGAATCTGCAGTGCGAGTGGGTTTTGTCACCTACAACAAGGTTTTGCACTTCTACAACGTCAAGTCGAGCTTGGCCCAGCCCCAGATGATGGTGGTGTCAGACGTGTCAGACATGTTTGTACCCCTGCTTGACGGGTTCCTGGTGAATGTAAATGAAAGCAGACAAGTTATCGAGAG TTTGCTGGACCAGATCCCAGAGATGTTTGCAGACACCAGGGAGACGGAGACGGTGTTTGGACCCGTCATCCAAGCAGGACTGGAGGCACTAAAG GCTGCTGACTGTGCTGGGAAGCTGTTTGTGTTTCACACCTCTTTGCCCATCGCGGAGGCCCCAGGAAAACTAAAAAACAGAGAAGACAAGAAGCTGATTGGAACAGACAAGGAGAAG TCGCTATTTCAGCCTCAGGTGGGTTTCTACAGCTCTCTGGCTAAGGAGTGTGTAGCCCAGGGCTGTTGTGTGGATCTTTTCCTCTTCCCCAACCAGTATGTGGATGTTGCCACATTAGGTGTGGTTCCCGTCTCCACTGGAGGTTCAGTCTATAAATATACATACTTCCAG GCTCAGTCGGATCAGGAGCGATTCCTAAACGACCTCAGACGAGACGTTCAGAAACTTGTTGGATTTGATGCTGTTATGAGGGTGCGAACCAGCACAG GCATCCGAGCAACAGACTTCTTCGGCTCCTTTTATATGAGTAACACCACAGATGTGGAGCTGGCAGGCCTCGACTGTGACAAGGCCATCACTGTTGAGTTCAAACACGATGACAAGCTCAGCGAGGAGACGGGGGCGCTCATGCAG TGTGCTGTGCTGTACACCAGCTGCAGCGGCCAGAGGCGTCTCCGCGTCCACAACATGGCCGTGAACTGCTGCTCTCAGCTGGCTGACCTGTACCGCAACTGTGAGACAGACACAATCATCAACTACTTCTCCAAATACG CTTTCCGTGGCATTCTCAGCAACCCCACTAAGGCAGTGAGAGAAACTCTGGTGAACCAGTGTGCTCAGATTCTGGCGTGCTACAGGAAGAACTGTGCAAGTCCCTCATCTGCTGGTCAG TTGATTCTGCCAGAGTGTATGAAGTTGCTCCCGGTTTATCTGAACTGCGTGCTGAAGAGTGATGTGCTGCTACCTGGAGCCGACGTTTCATTGGATGACCGAGCTTACCTGAGACAGCTGATCAGCTGCATGGATGTTGCAGAGACTCACGTCTTTTTCTACCCCCGCCTGCTGCCAGTG ATGAAATTGGAAAGCGGTTCGTTGCCGGTGGCAGTGAGGGACTCGGAGGAGAGGTTGTCGAAAGGAGGAGTTTACCTGCTGGAGACCGGGCTCCACCTGTTCCTGTGGGTGGGCGCCAGCGTTCAGCAGGAGCTGCTGCTCAACATCTTTGGCACGCCGAGCTTCAGCCAGATCGACTCAAACATG aCAAGTCTACCTGTTCTTGACAACCCCATCTCTCAGGCTCTCAGAGAGCTCATTTATTCTTTCAGAGCACAGCGATCACGATACATGAAG CTGATGGTGGTGAAGCAGGAAGACAGGGCCGAGCTGATATTCAGACACTTCCTAGTCGAGGACAAGAGCGCCAGCGGGGGAGCGTCATACGTAGATTTCCTGTGTCACATGCACAAGGAGATCCGCCAGCTCCTCAGCTAG
- the sec24c gene encoding protein transport protein Sec24C isoform X2: MNVNQHTPMASPYGQPQPGYGQPGYAPLDGSYPAPYAPYNGPASAYQPGAPPQGPARGPPTSGPPPVSAPQQYNQYSQSQGSMQNGPPPPTQAPPRPAVSQPYNQGAMNLSGPHPSYPQRYGPPSTMQQVTNQMTGMQITSGPPTAAGPGYAPPHSSQLPVSTGYSAAPQASYTQAPPPVSSAPTQPPPPSGPAAPQQYYSGPPPSSQQPFNSSLPPTSQQQQQFTSSVTPHPPPQQTLPPSSYSGPVPPQSQPPVPPVSQAQQSFPTPQPPFSSAPPPVSQSSFATGPPPCAQGSFPPQGPPPSSQPGSFPPPGPPLTSAPFSQYPGPMPPQQQPPPSQPSPYHSGQHPPRPQMPPTSMAQSNHLPPGPQGPPGPPGPLQQPPSQPGVQTGYPPQQNGAFGQVRGPQPGYSAPYPGQPNYGAPAPAPPAQKRLDPDAIPSPIQVIEDDKAKTTEPFTTGVRGQAPPLVTTNFQVQDQGNASPRFIRCTAYNMPCTADMAKQSQVPLAAVIKPLATLPPDEPPPLVVDHGESGPIRCNRCKAYMCPYMQFIEGGRRFQCGFCSCVTEVPPHYFQHLDHTGKRVDCYDRAELSLGSYEFLATVDYCKNNKLPQPPAFIFLIDVSYNAVKSGMVNIVCQELKTLLDCLPRENPEAESAVRVGFVTYNKVLHFYNVKSSLAQPQMMVVSDVSDMFVPLLDGFLVNVNESRQVIESLLDQIPEMFADTRETETVFGPVIQAGLEALKAADCAGKLFVFHTSLPIAEAPGKLKNREDKKLIGTDKEKSLFQPQVGFYSSLAKECVAQGCCVDLFLFPNQYVDVATLGVVPVSTGGSVYKYTYFQAQSDQERFLNDLRRDVQKLVGFDAVMRVRTSTGIRATDFFGSFYMSNTTDVELAGLDCDKAITVEFKHDDKLSEETGALMQCAVLYTSCSGQRRLRVHNMAVNCCSQLADLYRNCETDTIINYFSKYAFRGILSNPTKAVRETLVNQCAQILACYRKNCASPSSAGQLILPECMKLLPVYLNCVLKSDVLLPGADVSLDDRAYLRQLISCMDVAETHVFFYPRLLPVMKLESGSLPVAVRDSEERLSKGGVYLLETGLHLFLWVGASVQQELLLNIFGTPSFSQIDSNMTSLPVLDNPISQALRELIYSFRAQRSRYMKLMVVKQEDRAELIFRHFLVEDKSASGGASYVDFLCHMHKEIRQLLS; encoded by the exons ATGAATGTAAACCAGCACACGCCAATGGCCTCTCCATATGGCCAGCCCCAGCCTGGTTATGGCCAGCCTGGTTACGCTCCTCTGGATGGGAGCTATCCAGCACCCTACGCACCCTACAATGGCCCTGCGTCAGCCTATCAGCCTGGGGCTCCACCGCAAG GTCCTGCCAGGGGTCCTCCTACTTCTGGACCCCCGCCTGTCTCAGCACCTCAGCAGTACAATCAGTACAGTCAGAGTCAAGGAAGCATGCAGAATGGACCCCCACCTCCTACACAGGCACCACCCAG ACCTGCTGTCTCTCAGCCGTACAACCAGGGTGCTATGAACCTATCGGGGCCGCACCCTTCTTATCCCCAACGCTATGGACCCCCATCCACAATGCAGCAGGTTACCAACCAGATGACGGGGATGCAGATCACCTCTGGACCACCAACCGCTGCTGGGCCAGGATACG CTCCACCTCACAGCTCCCAGCTTCCCGTCAGTACTGGGTACTCGGCCGCACCCCAGGCCTCCTACACCCAAGCCCCGCCCCCCGTGTCCTCTGCTCCCACCCAGCCGCCACCTCCCAGCGGCCCCGCAGCTCCTCAGCAATATTATAGCGGCCCACCGCCTTCTTCTCAACAGCCATTCAATTCCTCTCTTCCCCCTAcctctcagcagcagcagcagttcacCTCTTCTGTAACTccacatcctcctcctcagcaaACCTTACCTCCATCCTCTTACTCGGGTCCGGTGCCTCCACAAAGTCAACCTCCTGTTCCCCCAGTGTCCCAGGCACAGCAGTCCTTCCCTACACCCCAGCCCCCTTTCTCTTCAGCacctccacctgtcagtcaatcTTCCTTTGCTACTGGCCCCCCACCTTGTGCCCAAGGCTCCTTTCCACCTCAAGGCCCCCCTCCTAGCTCTCAGCCTGgttcttttcctcctcctggCCCCCCTCTAACCTCAGCCCCCTTTTCCCAGTACCCAGGTCCCATGCCACCCCAGCAGCAACCCCCTCCATCTCAGCCATCCCCCTATCACTCAGGGCAACATCCTCCTAGACCTCAAATGCCTCCCACTTCCATGGCTCAGAGCAATCACCTGCCTCCAGGACCACAGGGCCCACCAGGCCCTCCTGGGCCACTACAGCAGCCTCCATCTCAGCCTGGGGTGCAGACAGGATACCCTCCTCAGCAGAATG GTGCTTTTGGGCAGGTAAGAGGCCCTCAGCCTGGGTATTCAGCCCCTTACCCTGGGCAACCAAACTATGGAGCACCAGCTCCTGCTCCACCTGCACAGAAAAGACTTGACCCAGATGCCATTCCTAGCCCG ATCCAGGTAATAGAGGATGACAAGGCTAAAACTACCGAGCCATTCACCACAGGGGTCAGGGGTCAAGCCCCACCACTGGTCACCACCAACTTCCAGGTTCAAGACCAAG GGAATGCCAGTCCCAGGTTTATTCGTTGTACAGCCTACAACATGCCTTGCACAGCTGATATGGCAAAGCAGTCTCAGGTGCCATTGGCTGCTGTCATCAAGCCCCTCGCCACGCTGCCACCTGATGAG CCCCCTCCACTCGTGGTGGACCACGGCGAGAGCGGTCCGATCCGCTGCAATCGTTGCAAGGCCTACATGTGTCCGTACATGCAGTTCATAGAGGGAGGTCGCCGCTTCCAGTGTGGTTTCTGCAGCTGTGTCACAGAGG TGCCTCCACATTACTTCCAGCATCTGGACCACACCGGTAAGAGGGTGGACTGCTACGACAGGGCGGAGCTTTCACTGGGCAGTTATGAATTCCTTGCGACTGTTGACTACTGTAAG AATAACAAGCTCCCTCAGCCTCCAGCCTTCATCTTCCTTATTGATGTGTCCTACAACGCTGTGAAGAGTGGCATGGTCAACATTGTCTGCCAGGAACTCAAGACCCTACTAGACTGCCTGCCCAG GGAGAATCCCGAAGCGGAATCTGCAGTGCGAGTGGGTTTTGTCACCTACAACAAGGTTTTGCACTTCTACAACGTCAAGTCGAGCTTGGCCCAGCCCCAGATGATGGTGGTGTCAGACGTGTCAGACATGTTTGTACCCCTGCTTGACGGGTTCCTGGTGAATGTAAATGAAAGCAGACAAGTTATCGAGAG TTTGCTGGACCAGATCCCAGAGATGTTTGCAGACACCAGGGAGACGGAGACGGTGTTTGGACCCGTCATCCAAGCAGGACTGGAGGCACTAAAG GCTGCTGACTGTGCTGGGAAGCTGTTTGTGTTTCACACCTCTTTGCCCATCGCGGAGGCCCCAGGAAAACTAAAAAACAGAGAAGACAAGAAGCTGATTGGAACAGACAAGGAGAAG TCGCTATTTCAGCCTCAGGTGGGTTTCTACAGCTCTCTGGCTAAGGAGTGTGTAGCCCAGGGCTGTTGTGTGGATCTTTTCCTCTTCCCCAACCAGTATGTGGATGTTGCCACATTAGGTGTGGTTCCCGTCTCCACTGGAGGTTCAGTCTATAAATATACATACTTCCAG GCTCAGTCGGATCAGGAGCGATTCCTAAACGACCTCAGACGAGACGTTCAGAAACTTGTTGGATTTGATGCTGTTATGAGGGTGCGAACCAGCACAG GCATCCGAGCAACAGACTTCTTCGGCTCCTTTTATATGAGTAACACCACAGATGTGGAGCTGGCAGGCCTCGACTGTGACAAGGCCATCACTGTTGAGTTCAAACACGATGACAAGCTCAGCGAGGAGACGGGGGCGCTCATGCAG TGTGCTGTGCTGTACACCAGCTGCAGCGGCCAGAGGCGTCTCCGCGTCCACAACATGGCCGTGAACTGCTGCTCTCAGCTGGCTGACCTGTACCGCAACTGTGAGACAGACACAATCATCAACTACTTCTCCAAATACG CTTTCCGTGGCATTCTCAGCAACCCCACTAAGGCAGTGAGAGAAACTCTGGTGAACCAGTGTGCTCAGATTCTGGCGTGCTACAGGAAGAACTGTGCAAGTCCCTCATCTGCTGGTCAG TTGATTCTGCCAGAGTGTATGAAGTTGCTCCCGGTTTATCTGAACTGCGTGCTGAAGAGTGATGTGCTGCTACCTGGAGCCGACGTTTCATTGGATGACCGAGCTTACCTGAGACAGCTGATCAGCTGCATGGATGTTGCAGAGACTCACGTCTTTTTCTACCCCCGCCTGCTGCCAGTG ATGAAATTGGAAAGCGGTTCGTTGCCGGTGGCAGTGAGGGACTCGGAGGAGAGGTTGTCGAAAGGAGGAGTTTACCTGCTGGAGACCGGGCTCCACCTGTTCCTGTGGGTGGGCGCCAGCGTTCAGCAGGAGCTGCTGCTCAACATCTTTGGCACGCCGAGCTTCAGCCAGATCGACTCAAACATG aCAAGTCTACCTGTTCTTGACAACCCCATCTCTCAGGCTCTCAGAGAGCTCATTTATTCTTTCAGAGCACAGCGATCACGATACATGAAG CTGATGGTGGTGAAGCAGGAAGACAGGGCCGAGCTGATATTCAGACACTTCCTAGTCGAGGACAAGAGCGCCAGCGGGGGAGCGTCATACGTAGATTTCCTGTGTCACATGCACAAGGAGATCCGCCAGCTCCTCAGCTAG
- the LOC116328783 gene encoding NACHT, LRR and PYD domains-containing protein 3-like — MDQSIVSDKTDDFSEVPFIQAAVHHFQPNYTAQSGGNVVAPSIIGSNVGNININIFSATQECKEDLNNDHTDSCGALPPEIDKVAECQQNLKATLRRKFSHILEGLATETNKISLNNIYTELYVTEGGSGEVNKEHEVRQIETTPRIHVGQEKSIHCNHLFAPLPERGCDIRTVVTRGVAGIGKTVLTNKFTLDWAEERANKNLEFVFPLSFRELNLMKKKNFSLVELLVVLFPEIKDIEIFTNVKKNVLFILDGLDESRLSLDFNKCEILSDVTQTTTIAVLMTNLIRGRLLPMALVWITSRPVASSQIPANCVDLVTEVRGFNNLQKDEYFRRKISDENLANQVIAHVKTCRSLHIMCHIPIFCWMAATVFEKNMATKESKDTPKTLTQMYIHFLSLCEEAMKKRLTGRRESNADCVRANLLALGKLAFQELEKGHLIFNESDLKLNGIDTEQASMFSGVYTQIFHEEMTVCKEKMFCFVHLSVQEFFAALYVFLTFHNDNVNVLVKLSASRRFLSRSSELILYKEAVEKALRSEKGDFDMFLRFLLGLSLESNQTLLKHLMINNRTQQKTRTEIVKHIKEKIRSSPSPDRCLNLFHCLNELNDHSLVEEIQSYLSSGSLNRANLSPAQWATLVFVLLTSEEEQSVFELGNYTRSEEGLLRLLPVVKTAQVANLNACNLTLACCENLANAISSSQLRELDLSDNNLTDAGLMKLSSGLRNSKVETLRLKSCNLTEHSSNDLASFVSSASCLLKLLDLSDNEFHDLGVKRFSDGLRSSDCKLETLNLSLCGVGEEGCIFLASALNSCHLRELDMSYNHPGNSGLNLLTALKEDPQCTLVKLSVDQCGEFRIQPGPKKYTIKLTLDPNTAHKDLSLSEENRKATRWTKQPYPDHPERFDYWTQVLCREGLKGRYYWETEWTGRVFIGVAYRRISRKGETDDCWLGRNNSSWGLNCNKDGYKALHKGTSIPITTKPNSNKVGVFLDWSAGTLSFYMLSCGSLKPLHTFHTTFDKPVYPGFHLAWVDSKVYLC; from the exons atggaccAATCAATTGTTAGTGATAAAACAGATGATTTCTCTGAAG TTCCCTTTATTCAGGCTGCGGTACATCACTTCCAGCCAAACTACACTGCTCAGAGTGGTGGCAACGTGGTCGCTCCTTCCATAATTGGTTCAAATGTTGGCAACATAAACATCAATATCTTCTCAGCAACGCAAG AGTGTAAAGAGGACCTCAACAATGACCATACAGACAGCTGTGGTGCTCTGCCGCCTGAAA TTGACAAGGTTGCAGAATGTCAACAAAACCTGAAAGCCACTCTGAGGAGGAAGTTCAGCCACATTCTCGAGGGGCTGGcgacagaaacaaacaaaatctcTCTCAATAacatctacacagagctctacgtCACCGAGGGAGGAAGCGGCGAAGTCAACAAGGAGCATGAGGTGAGACAAATCGAGACGACACCCAGGATCCATGTGGGCCAGGAAAAATCGATCCACTGCAATCACCTGTTCGCTCCTCTGCCTGAACGTGGCTGTGACATAAGGACTGTGGTCACACGGGGAGTTGCTGGCattggaaaaactgttttgacgAATAAattcactctggactgggcggaggagagagcaaataaaaacCTAGAATTTGTATTTCCACTTTCGTTCCGAGAGCTGAACttgatgaagaagaaaaacttcaGTCTGGTGGAGCTTCTCGTTGTGCTTTTCCCTGAAATAAAAGACATAGAAATTTTCactaatgtgaaaaaaaacgTGCTGTTCATCCTCGATGGCCTGGATGAGAGTCGCCTCTCTCTGGACTTCAACAAATGTGAAATACTGTCAGATGTGACTCAAACTACCACAATTGCCGTGTTAATGACCAACCTCATTAGGGGCAGATTGCTCCCTATGGCTCTCGTGTGGATCACATCACGCCCTGTAGCTTCCAGTCAGATCCCAGCGAACTGCGTTGATCTAGTGACTGAAGTTCGAGGTTTCAACAACCTGCAAAAAGATGAATACTTCAGGAGGAAAATTAGTGATGAGAACTTAGCAAACCAGGTGATAGCACATGTGAAAACCTGCAGGAGCCttcacatcatgtgccacatacCAATTTTCTGCTGGATGGCAGCGACTGTTTTCGAGAAAAATATGGCTACAAAAGAGAGCAAAGACACACCAAAGACTCTCACTCAAATGTACATACACTTCTTGTCCTTGTGTGAGGAGGCAATGAAGAAAAGGCTGACAGGAAGAAGAGAGTCAAATGCTGACTGTGTGAGAGCTAATCTCCTGGCTTTAGGAAAGCTGGCTTTCCAAGAACTCGAGAAAGGCCACCTGATCTTCAATGAAAGCGACCTCAAGCTGAATGGTATCGATACTGAGCAGGCATCCATGTTCTCAGGAGTCTACACACAGATCTTCCATGAGGAGATGACAGTGTGCAAGGAGAAGATGTTTTGCTTCGtgcatctgagtgttcaggaatTCTTTGCAGCGTTGTACGTCTTCCTCACGTTCCACAACGACAACGTCAATGTCCTGGTGAAGTTGTCCGCGTCACGACGCTTTCTATCCAGATCATCTGAGCTCATTCTCTACAAAGAAGCAGTAGAAAAGGCTTTGCGGAGTGAGAAAGGAGATTTTGACATGTTTCTACGCTTCCTTTTGGGGCTGTCCCTGGAGTCCAATCAGACTCTGCTGAAACATCTAATGATCAACAACAGAACACAACAAAAGACAAGAACTGAAATCGTTAAACACATAAAGGAGAAGATCAGGTCCAGTCCATCACCAGACAGGTGCCTCAAtctcttccactgtctgaatgagcTGAATGACCACTCCCTCGTGGAGGAAATTCAGAGCTACCTCAGCTCAGGCAGCCTTAACAGAGCCAATCTTTCACCCGCCCAGTGGGCCACACTAGTTTTTGTATTACTGACATCAGAAGAAGAGCAAAGTGTGTTTGAACTGGGCAACTACACCAGGTCAGAGGAGGGTCTTCTCAGGCTGCTACCTGTCGTGAAAACAGCCCAAGTAGCAAA TCTGAATGCATGCAACCTTACTTTGGCCTGCTGTGAGAACCTGGCGAATGCCATCAGTTCATCCCAACTTAGAGAACTGGACTTGAGTGACAACAATCTGACAGATGCAGGACTAATGAAGCTCTCCAGTGGGTTGAGGAACAGCAAAGTGGAGACACTCAG ACTGAAGAGCTGTAACCTAACAGAGCACAGCTCCAATGACCTGGCATCATTTGTCAGCTCTGCCTCTTGCCTGCTAAAACTACTGGACCTGAGTGACAATGAGTTTCATGATTTAGGAGTTAAAAGATTTTCTGATGGACTGAGGAGCTCTGACTGTAAACTGGAAACCCTCAA TTTGTCCCTGTGcggagtgggagaagagggctGCATTTTCTTGGCATCTGCTTTAAACTCATGCCACCTGAGAGAGCTGGACATGAGCTACAACCACCCAGGGAACTCAGGGTTGAATCTTCTAACGGCTCTGAAAGAGGACCCACAATGCACACTGGTGAAACTCAG CGTAGACCAGTGTGGTGAGTTCCGGATTCAGCCAGGTCCAAAGAAAT ATACCATCAAACTCACCCTGGacccaaacacagcacataaaGATCTTTCTCTATCCGAGGAAAACAGGAAAGCAACACGCTGGACCAAGCAGCCATATCCAGACCATCCAGAAAGGTTTGATTATTGGACTCAGGTATTGTGTAGAGAAGGGCTCAAAGGACGCTACTACTGGGAGACAGAGTGGACCGGGAGAGTGTTCATAGGAGTAGCCTACAGACGAATATCCAGGAAGGGAGAGACTGATGACTGCTGGTTAGGTCGAAATAACTCCTCCTGGGGCTTGAACTGCAACAAAGATGGATACAAAGCCTTGCACAAAGGCACGAGCATTCCTATAACCACCAAACCCAACTCCAACAAAGTAGGAGTATTCCTGGACTGGTCAGCAGGGACGCTCTCCTTTTACATGCTCTCCTGTGGTTCCCTTAAACCCCTCCACACCTTCCACACCACCTTCGATAAGCCTGTTTACCCCGGGTTTCACCTTGCCTGGGTGGACTCAAAGGTTTATTTGTGCTAA